The proteins below are encoded in one region of Xenopus laevis strain J_2021 chromosome 8L, Xenopus_laevis_v10.1, whole genome shotgun sequence:
- the LOC121397317 gene encoding olfactory receptor 6C4-like — MENYTKTTVTEFTLLAFSDFHEFQTIFFIIVLLMYITCILGNITIITLVRTEPSLQTPMYFFISVFAVLEILFVSVTVPKLLDNLIAHNKKISFAGCFAQLYAFSFLGETECSFLAIMVFDRYLAIHNPLRYSAIMNHKFCTGLAVLPWIIGFVVSFIPTVSTAVLDFCGPSEMNHYYCDFAPLQNLACSNPIISNALTSFTAALTVASPFFIIVGFYIRIIFTIVSNMNNTESKQKAFSTCSSHLIVSSMFYGSGITVYINPKGSQYDRFLALTFTVIAPLLNPFIYTLRNKNVKEAFRKSFGQLLKHLPVQFHNKTSQTQPNHMLASLHF; from the coding sequence atggaaaactacACAAAAACAACAGTAACAGAATTTACACTTTTGGCCTTTTCAGACTTCCATGAGTTTCAGACAATATTTTTCATAATTGTCCTACTAATGTATATCACATGCATTTTAGGCAACATTACTATAATTACCCTTGTTAGGACCGAACCTTCTCTTCAGACAccaatgtacttttttataaGTGTTTTTGCTGTTTTAGAAATTCTATTTGTTTCAGTGACAGTGCCAAAGCTACTAGACAACCTAATTGCACATAACAAGAAAATATCATTTGCTGGGTGCTTTGCACAATTATATGCCTTCAGTTTCCTTGGAGAAACAGAATGTAGTTTCCTTGCCATCATGGTTTTTGATCGATACTTGGCGATACACAATCCACTACGTTACTCTGCAATTATGAATCATAAGTTTTGTACAGGGCTGGCTGTACTGCCATGGATTATTGGTTTTGTTGTTTCTTTCATTCCCACCGTCTCTACTGCTGTTTTAGATTTTTGTGGCCCTAGTGAAATGAATCATTACTATTGTGACTTTGCTCCACTGCAGAACTTGGCATGTTCAAATCCCATCATTAGCAATGCACTGACAAGTTTTACAGCTGCACTTACTGTTGCCTCACCATTCTTTATCATTGTGGGATTTTACATCCGTATTATTTTCACAATAGTCTCAAATATGAATAATACAGAGAGtaaacaaaaagccttctccacctgttCATCTCATCTCATTGTATCAAGTATGTTTTATGGCTCAGGAATAACTGTATATATCAATCCTAAGGGCAGCCAATATGATAGATTCCTGGCACTCACCTTCACAGTCATTGCTCCACTTTTAAACCCATTTATTTACACACTGAGAAACAAGAATGTTAAGGAAGCCTTCCGTAAATCATTTGGGCAACTTTTAAAACATCTTCCTGTCCAATTTCATAATAAAACCAGCCAAACACAGCCTAATCACATGCTAGCATCTCTacatttttga
- the LOC108699034 gene encoding vomeronasal type-2 receptor 26, giving the protein MSTSEDSNIQSQLIMKSDFPIIIYSNELLMYSLYIAVSLTYTGTAEDHQGQTRRGCYLSTPVSSMEYSRDGDIVIGGILQILLVATGDTNDFVETPFSVACGGPTFQNLKHLLAFIYAIEEINNNTDILPNITLGYHIYDVCASEVLALKSVFHLISNEENPSPNFICHKKQNLIAFVGHLLSSTTYTIAQISQLYKYPQINYGALDSVFNNHILYPSLFRTVPTVYSQFKMIVQLLTHFRWAWVGIVAANEESYLQASEELIKEMKRAQICVEFKEVIAISTHAHATTIINTWEVIKRSSARVIILYLDETQFVPFLMKGPYKLISERLWIASVTLNIITDYKFKQALFSFNGSLLISIPERDIPGFSDFMTQYILTNIFNNTFIQLFWELNLGCSQALHLRDYNCSKKKILKEFLSQNMPSSYRISYAIYMAIYALAYAMHNMNLATELLKSANKGLIGTTPYKLNRYLKDLHFEKASGEDFVFSADGNIPEKFDLLNLVIYANGTMCRNHVGRFLPEVHQIDIIRESINWGPYFNQTPTSICSKPCASGHRRTHQNGKPPCCFDCVPCSDGELPNSTDLNICAKCPEDLWPNPSRDKCIQRIIDFLSYEDLLGLALSCCASICIVIVKTILITFIKHRNTPIARANNLKISYMLLVCLKLSFICTFLFIGCPTPWICLLRQTIFLFIYAVSISLVLAKTITVLLAFKATKPGNKFRNWGGASISFVLVFFCSFGEFLICTTWLIYAPPFVDTESKTIPGIIILQCNEGSFTFFYLAISYIGTLAFFCFIVAFIARKLPDQFNEAQHITFSMLVFCSVWASFIPTYLSTKGKHMVAVEIFAILASNAGLLTCIFAPKCYIILLKPHRNTKAQLSVKIKLSKAAKTP; this is encoded by the exons ATGAGCACCAGTGAAGATAGCAATATACAATCTCAACTGATAATGAAATCTGATTTCCCAATAATCATATATTCCAATGAGCTGCTAATGTATTCACTGTATATTGCTGTGTCACTGACATATACTGGAACTGCAGAGGACCATCAAGGACAGACCAGACGAGGATGTTATCTAAGTACCCCAGTGAGCTCCATGGAATACTCCAGAGATGGGGACATCGTTATAGGAGGGATACTTCAGATATTATTAGTTGCTACAGGAGACACCAATGATTTTGTAGAAACTCCTTTTTCAGTGGCTTGTGGGGG GCCTACCTTCCAGAACCTGAAACACCTTCTGGCTTTTATTTATGCCATAGAAGAAATAAACaacaacactgatatattacCCAACATCACTCTAGGATACCACATCTATGATGTTTGTGCTAGTGAGGTTCTGGCATTAAAGAGCGTGTTCCACCTAATTTCTAATGAAGAAAATCCATCTCCTAACTTTATCTGTCACAAAAAACAGAACCTGATTGCATTTGTTGGGCATTTGTTATCATCTACCACGTACACCATAGCACAAATAAGCCAGCTATACAAATATCCTcag aTAAATTATGGGGCTCTGGACTCTGTATTTAACAACCACATCTTGTACCCATCTCTCTTTCGAACTGTTCCTACTGTGTATTCTCAGTTTAAAATGATTGTGCAATTACTGACCCACTTTAGATGGGCTTGGGTGGGGATTGTGGCAGCAAATGAAGAAAGCTATCTCCAAGCAAGTGAGGaattaataaaagaaatgaaaagggCTCAAATCTGTGTAGAGTTCAAAGAAGTTATAGCAATTTCAACACATGCACATGCTACAACTATCATCAACACTTGGGAAGTGATTAAACGTTCCTCAGCCAGAGTAATCATCCTGTATTTGGATGAAACCCAATTTGTACCATTTCTAATGAAAGGACCTTATAAACTCATATCAGAAAGATTGTGGATAGCATCTGTGACCTTGAATATTATTACAGATTACAAATTTAAGCAAGCTCTATTTTCATTTAATGGTTCTCTGTTAATATCAATTCCAGAAAGAGACATCCCTGGTTTTAGTGATTTTATGACTCAGTATATTCTGACCAACAtttttaacaatacatttatacaatTGTTTTGGGAGTTAAATTTAGGATGCTCTCAAGCACTACATTTAAGGGACTATAACTGCTCCAAAAAGAAGATACTGAAAgagtttttatcacaaaacatgCCAAGCAGTTACCGTATATCCTATGCAATCTACATGGCAATATATGCTTTGGCATATGCCATGCACAATATGAATTTAGCTACAGAACTGCTAAAGTCAGCCAACAAAGGATTAATTGGTACAACACCATATAAG CTAAATCGTTATCTGAAAgatcttcattttgaaaaagcatCTGGAGAGGATTTTGTCTTCAGTGCAGATGGAAATATTCCAGAAAAATTTGATCTTCTTAACCTGGTTATTTATGCAAATGGAACCATGTGTCGAAACCATGTGGGCAGATTCTTGCCAGAGGTTCACCAAATTGATATTATTAGGGAATCGATCAATTGGGGCCCTTATTTTAATCAG ACTCCAACCTCAATTTGTAGTAAGCCATGTGCTTCTGGCCACAGAAGAACTCATCAGAATGGAAAACCACCTTGCTGCTTTGACTGTGTTCCATGCTCTGATGGGGAATTACCCAATTCAACAG ATTTGAATATCTGTGCCAAATGCCCTGAAGATCTATGGCCTAACCCCAGCAGGGATAAGTGCATTCAAAGGATAATTGATTTCCTATCCTATGAAGATCTCTTAGGGTTAGCATTGTCTTGTTGTGCGTCCatctgtattgttattgtaaaaACTATTTTGATTACCTTTATAAAACACAGAAACACTCCTATTGCCAGAGCTAATAATCTTAAAATCAGTTACATGCTTCTTGTGTGTCTTAAATTGTCCTTCATTTGCACTTTCCTGTTTATAGGATGTCCTACACCGTGGATTTGTCTTCTGAGACAAActatatttctctttatctatGCTGTTTCCATTTCATTAGTTTTGGCTAAAACTATAACAGTATTACTTGCTTTTAAAGCCACAAAACCCGGAAACAAGTTTCGAAATTGGGGAGGTGCCAGCATATCTTTTGTACTAGTGTTTTTCTGCTCTTTTGGAGAATTTTTAATATGTACTACATGGTTAATATATGCCCCGCCATTTGTAGACACTGAAAGCAAAACTATACCTGGAATTATAATCCTACAGTGTAACGAGGGATCATTTACTTTTTTCTATCTTGCAATTTCTTACATTGGCACTTTAgcgtttttttgctttattgtggCCTTTATTGCACGAAAATTACCAGACCAGTTCAATGAGGCACAGCACATCACCTTCAGCATGCTGGTGTTCTGCAGTGTCTGGGCCTCCTTCATTCCAACCTACCTCAGCACCAAAGGCAAACACATGGTTGCAGTGGAAATATTTGCCATCCTGGCTTCAAATGCAGGTTTGCTGACTTGTATATTTGCGCCAAAATGCTATATTATCCTCCTGAAACCTCATCGCAATACCAAAGCACAGCTTtctgttaaaattaaattaagcAAAGCTGCAAAAACACCCTAA